In Euwallacea similis isolate ESF13 chromosome 17, ESF131.1, whole genome shotgun sequence, a single window of DNA contains:
- the east gene encoding uncharacterized protein east isoform X2: MFIVAEISTDGYSCNVLKRKGNNIVDRWLAHANAHPNAMATRVKKQPNTTSKEVTSLPAQIKNEAIGSTTGTIAKKTGRSVKATVKTFKGVKKTVQLKAKTRVTKKTPLKINPKNFARVLMENSKGKDGKKMLLKNGGKEAVKKSRQKTKVPKIKQEPVEDEKEEEEQPPVLEPIFEDNLGLRKSPKKRGRKSLQAPSLIDIRKIKMEPSEESSVGANEDLKLPVLMESTAKAVRKPGRPRKPKIDPSSIDEGMTDLSFLIDSDHIKRELVDCASESSKVEEQKIKKLTKKQRLELLKKDFMKKENIENTLRKLEPADFKVIDRLDLNVHKSKTDLPKIKRRHSIERFPTGAVNVSGDSLVSVFSQMPRAIRLGSKRSSPYSTRSDSPARQLRNGKHRKLKDLNLLAGLESPKRRKRVYSDMSGSETASKLSGYESDSSFSDLASLHGSEKDIELSKTVLDSLLIDGSCTLEPKSATDLVKPVIDTNSNLCTDAVATTAPKSTDSNLTAKLPDSCEVILESPSAKVPQKGLLLDIMKQTFNDLSGEKSAGRVEMAPFYGRSTMEGSEELQGGRKNEYATEATTSKSGISPVQVSTNTMPEEDELRLLLEQTDPTLNTFDINKENFQGGCVVHSSPKPIEQDPLLDQAPILEKQVLNTADDNISIIHLQAAADVEHLEPPVLEMVRPVAKIDQKKPVVDDHKIGIAVTEKDNVVLFSIEHLTDDAADQDVSNEDLNQSSEDKTQEEENAECEEVESNIELINTEKNRSGKEAEESAHTDAASLDLQSSSTELQRENCNRIIHDIRPSPSKEVILRAHHIENESKKMSEIEVGEKEYEKTGKEATEKRCDKNESEINGNEEWKGNVVGKKQVGKKVSHESAEELAKKESILNALGLQSLKTAKGSPYPKRKSKASAAKSDPYTGTLKTVIKINKKKRKNSLKMTLQKSKSIKHDSEGASTEEGYQIMKESGSTSSKHNRESSDSAGAHRKSHYSNRSNMDGSSEQHTSEGEQGGSFHENKSQPEKSLIVPEKASSFSIHPGRLCKDECSYCFGKFGLFDTPCHIAQIKSVERQNKILSAEKHLTRDSCLCDACYRHVDRKSNSPSYINKSLKRNSLVAPGPRQNHCHVLGCNNVSSNILRRKWIIKMRKSICQAINIDLDNPGLHSIPICDEHFSALEHLMICAMCKRRLARNHIHYLGPEVQELNEALKDDGIPIVLSDKPVVCKLCRCFASIILKDPEERMENSVNFFKEYKKRLLHFNDASLENPVVVPDKIDKKDVDLIGRTKKRPKNFFNESEEDEDTSGVRSRAPSTDSSHSQNINNNSPDDGDEYEGVDYNTLIPAIAMECPSDNESKKEVPGVQRKMPRLELLGSSIEISRVYKNSIDKNRSNDLAAQKLGQNPSISLKPTYAMPRSNDLWQDGKPISTPSLSVRQLFPGEEELGLMGEIDFKNTLSRTPEGWEKCTTTIQYDEDTKLLWQELQKPYGSQSSFLRHLVLLEKYFRNGDLILSPTASHHAINYRESVHNRLRAYDNLPTGSDNIQPPSMVQFNKIHTKTSGGGITNHPNSNGLPPVTISQIGTGLDQHISRAPITLQQLNQPPQYSKTAVLSTLNMKNKPPGLISINQNVLSPGRPLIPGQKIKFPITKNWRPNLIPIDPAKKSERRPGLVQVISGGKPYHITLEDYKKMCAIKRSFEAKQKKIQEQQQAKQQLGQNSILKMSLAKKGVIVGNTCNGIVTEGKSLSPVPISSAASSTITSLTDNGETILDKLDKQVERLGRSSEPISISAIALERNPAIQLIPRIPKSLTVIPQTVHKDISASPQRKTSSSASSNGEDSNSQS; this comes from the exons ATGTTTATTGTGGCGGAGATATCGACAGACGGCTACAGCTGTAACGTCTTGAAACGCAAAGGAAATAACATTGTTGATAGATGGCTAG cCCATGCAAACGCCCATCCAAATGCCATGGCAACCAGAGTTAAGAAGCAACCAAATACCACCTCCAAGGAGGTAACCTCGTTGCCTGCACAGATTAAGAATGAGGCCATTGGAAGCACTACTGGTACCATTGCGAAGAAAACTGGCAGATCTGTCAAAGCCACAGTAAAAACGTTTAAAGGGGTAAAGAAGACTGTGCAGTTAAAAGCAAAAACGCGAGTCACTAAAAAAACCCCCTTGAAAATTAATCCTAAAAATTTTGCCAGGGTGTTAATGGAAAATAGTAAAG GTAAAGATGGAAAGAAAATGCTGCTTAAAAACGGCGGTAAGGAGGCTGTGAAGAAATCGCGACAAAAAACCAAAGTGCCTAAAATCAAGCAAGAACCTGTGGAGGATGAGAAAGAAGAGGAAGAACAACCCCCGGTATTGGAGCCAATTTTTGAGGACAATTTGGGGTTGAGGAAGAGCCCAAAGAAACGAGGCAGAAAATCACTGCAAGCCCCCTCATTAATagatattcgaaaaattaaaatggagCCTAGTGAAGAGTCCAGTGTTGGTGCCAATGAAGACTTGAAACTTCCAGTTTTAATGGAATCTACTGCTAAAGCGGTGAGAAAACCTGGAAGACCAAg gAAACCCAAAATCGATCCATCTTCAATCGATGAAGGAATGACAGACCTCTCGTTTTTAATCGATTCGGATCACATAAAACGAGAATTGGTGGATTGCGCATCAGAATCCTCCAAAGTAGAAgaacagaaaattaaaaagttaacgaAAAAGCAGCGTTTGGAACTCttgaaaaaagattttatgaaaaaggaaaatatcgaaaatacGCTTAGAAAATTAGAACCCGCAGATTTTAAAGTCATTGATAGATTAGATTTGAACGTACACAAGTCTAAGACTGATTTGCCTAAGATCAAAAGGAGGCATAGTATTGAGAGATTTCCTACTGGTGCTGTAAATGTGAGTGGAGACAGTTTGGTATCTGTTTTTAGCCAAATGCCAAG AGCCATAAGGCTGGGATCCAAACGGTCAAGTCCATATTCGACGCGATCCGATTCACCTGCAAGACAATTACGTAACGGAAAGCACCGCAAACTCAAGGATTTGAATCTTTTGGCAGGTCTGGAGAGCCCTAAGAGAAGGAAAAGGGTATATTCCGATATGAGTGGAAGTGAAACAGCCTCTAAGCTCTCGGGCTACGAATCAGACAGCAGTTTTTCCGATTTGGCCTCTTTACACGGAAGTGAGAAAGACATTGAGCTGTCTAAAACG gTATTAGACAGTTTACTAATAGACGGTTCTTGCACTTTGGAACCAAAATCAGCTACTGATTTAGTTAAACCAGTTATTGACACCAATTCGAATTTGTGCACTGATGCTGTCGCTACTACGGCTCCCAAGTCCACAGATAGCAATTTGACAGCTAAATTACCAGACTCGTGCGAAGTAATCCTTGAATCGCCGAGTGCAAAAGTGCCTCAAAAAGGGTTACTACTGGACATTATGAAACAGACTTTTAACGATTTGAGCGGCGAAAAATCAGCGGGGAGGGTCGAGATGGCGCCATTTTACGGGAGATCGACTATGGAAGGATCAGAAGAACTTCAAGGAGGG agaaaaaatgaatacGCCACCGAAGCGACAACCTCCAAAAGTGGAATTTCGCCGGTTCAGGTATCTACAAACACAATGCCTGAAGAGGATGAGCTTAGATTACTGTTGGAACAAACTGATCCTACTTTAAATACTTTTG aCATTAACAAAGAGAATTTTCAAGGTGGCTGCGTGGTTCATAGTAGCCCTAAACCCATCGAACAAGATCCTTTGTTGGATCAAGCTCCAATCTTGGAAAAACAAGTTTTGAATACTGCAGATgataatatttctattataCATCTTCAAGCAGCAGCAGATGTGGAGCATTTGGAACCGCCGGTATTAGAAATGGTGCGACCGGTTGCAAAAATCGATCAGAAAAAGCCCGTTGTCGATGACCATAAAATAGGAATAGCCGTTACAGAGAAGGACAATGTGGTGTTGTTTTCTATTGAACACTTGACCGATGACGCAGCCGATCAGGATGTCAGTAATGAAGATTTAAACCAAAGTTCTGAGGATAAAACCCAGGAAGAGGAGAATGCTGAGTGTGAGGAAGTTGAGAGTAATATTGAACTCATCAATACAGAAAAAAACCGAAGTGGAAAAGAAGCTGAAGAGAGCGCCCATACAGATGCTGCTTCTCTAGATTTGCAATCGTCCTCCACAGAACTTCAACGAGAAAATTGCAATCGTATTATACACGACATAAGGCCTTCACCAtcaaaagaagtaattttaagaGCTCATCATATAGAAAATGAATCCAAGAAAATGAGTGAAATTGAGGTAGGGGAAAAGGAATACGAAAAGACTGGCAAAGAAGCGACTGAAAAAAGGTGTGATAAGAATGAGAGTGAGATTAATGGTAATGAAGAATGGAAGGGAAATGTAGTTGGTAAAAAACAAGTCGGAAAGAAGGTTTCACACGAGTCAGCTGAAGAGCTGGCGAAGAAAGAAAGCATTTTAAAT GCATTGGGATTACAAAGCCTCAAAACAGCAAAAGGATCACCTTATCCAAAGAGGAAGAGCAAGGCGTCCGCCGCGAAGAGCGACCCGTACACTGGAACTTTAAAAActgtgataaaaattaataaaaagaaaaggaaaaattcccTAAAAATGACTTTACAAAAGAGTAAGAGTATTAAACATGACTCGGAGGGCGCCAGCACTGAGGAAGGTTACCAAATTATGAAAGAg AGTGGTTCCACTTCTTCGAAACACAACAGAGAGTCGTCCGACTCGGCCGGTGCGCATCGCAAATCACATTATTCTAACCGATCTAACATGG ATGGCAGTAGTGAACAACACACTTCGGAAGGTGAACAAGGTGGTTCTTTCCATGAGAACAAGAGTCAACCAGAAAAGTCCTTGATTGTTCCCGAAAAAGCTAGTTCTTTCAGCATTCATCCTGGCCGGCTTTGTAAAGATGAGTGTTCTTACTGTTTTGGAAAGTTTGGGCTATTTGACACTCCTTGTCACATAGCTCAAATAAAAAGTGTTGAAaggcaaaacaaaattttatctg CGGAAAAACACTTGACTAGGGACTCTTGTCTTTGCGACGCCTGTTACAGGCACGTCGACAGGAAATCCAATTCCCCATCCTATATAAATAAGTCGTTGAAACGTAACTCGCTGGTTGCTCCAGGACCAAGACAGAACCACTGCCACGTATTGGGCTGTAACAATGTATCCTCGAATATTTTGCGCAGGAAATGGATTATCAAAATGCGAAAAAGTATTTGTCAAGCG ATTAACATCGACTTGGATAATCCCGGATTGCACTCGATTCCGATTTGCGATGAGCATTTTTCTGCTTTAGAGCACTTAATGATTTGCGCCATGTGCAAAAGACGCCTAGCCAGGAATCACATCCATTATTTAGGGCCTGAAGTGCAAGAATTGAACGAAGCCCTTAAAGATGACG gtATTCCTATTGTGTTATCCGATAAGCCGGTAGTCTGTAAGCTCTGCAGATGCTTCGCCTCGATAATTCTTAAAGATCCCGAGGAGCGCATGGAAAACAGCGTGAATTTCTTCAAAGAATACAAAAAGAG ATTGCTCCACTTCAATGATGCCTCCTTGGAAAACCCCGTAGTTGTTCCCGATAAGATCGATAAAAAGGATGTAGATTTAATCGGCAGAACCAAAAAACGGCcgaagaattttttcaacGAGAGCGAAGAGGATGAAGACACGTCCGGTGTTAG GTCCAGAGCACCATCCACGGATTCCAGTCATTCacaaaatatcaacaataattCCCCCGACGACGGGGACGAATACGAGGGAGTGGATTATAACACTTTAATCCCCGCTATTGCTATGGAGTGTCCTAGTGATAATGAAAGCAAGAAAGAAGTACCGGGAGTGCAAAGAAAAATGCCCAGACTGGAGTTG CTGGGGAGTTCGATAGAAATCTCAAGAGTCTATAAAAACAGTATTGACAAAAACAGATCGAACGATCTAGCGGCTCAGAAATTGGGCCAAAATCCTTCGATATCTCTTAAGCCGACCTACGCAATGCCACGTTCAAATGATCTGTGGCAAGACGGAAAACCAATTTCCACCCCATCCTTGTCGGTGAGACAACTATTTCCCG gTGAAGAAGAATTAGGTTTGATGGGTGAAATCGATTTCAAGAACACGTTGTCTCGCACGCCTGAGGGGTGGGAGAAGTGTACAACCACCATCCAGTACGATGAAGACACCAAGTTGCTGTGGCAAGAATTGCAGAAGCCATATGGAAGTCAAAGCAGTTTCTTAAGGCATTTAGTTTTGTTGGAGAAATACTTTAG gaatgGTGATCTGATCCTCTCCCCTACGGCGAGCCACCATGCGATCAACTATAGGGAAAGTGTGCACAACCGTTTGCGGGCGTACGACAACCTGCCGACTGGGTCTGACAATATCCAACCACCCAGCATGGtgcaattcaataaaatacacaCAAAAACTAGCGGTGGGGGAATAACTAATCATCCCAATTCGAACGGCCTACCACCAGTGACGATTAGCCAGATAGGGACCGGCCTAGATCAACATATTTCTCGAGCTCCCATAACACTTCAACAACTCAACCAACCTCCTCAGTACTCGAAAACTGCAGTTTTATCCACTTTAAATATGAAGAATAAGCCTCCGGGATTGATTTCAATCAATCAAAATGTGCTCTCTCCGGGGCGACCACTGATACCCGGGCAAAAGATTAAGTTCCCAATAACAAAGAATTGGAGACCGAACCTAATTCCCATTGATCCAGCCAAAAAGAGTGAGAGAAGACCCGGGCTTGTACAG gtaataTCTGGTGGAAAACCCTACCATATCACCTTGGAGGATTACAAGAAAATGTGCGCTATTAAACGGAGTTTCGAGGCCAAACAGAAGAAAATACAAGAGCAACAACAAGCCAAGCAACAACTCGGCCAAAACTCGATCCTAAAGATGTCGTTAGCAAAGAAGGGCGTAATCGTAGGCAACACCTGCAATGGTATTGTGACCGAAGGAAAATCTCTCAGTCCGGTACCCATTTCCAGTGCCGCTTCATCTACCATTACTAGTTTAACTGATAATGGCGAAACTATTTTGGATAAGTTGGACAAACAAGTAGAGCGGTTGGGCAGATCGAGTGAACCAATATCCATATCAGCGATTGCGTTGGAGAGAAATCCAGCCATTCAACTGATACCGAGAATACCGAAATCTTTAACTGTTATTCCGCAAACTGTTCACAAAGACATCAGTGCTAGCCCGCAAAGGAAAACCAGCTCGAGTGCGTCTAGTAACGGTGAAGACAGCAATAGTCAGTCTTGA
- the east gene encoding uncharacterized protein east isoform X3 → MFIVAEISTDGYSCNVLKRKGNNIVDRWLAHANAHPNAMATRVKKQPNTTSKEVTSLPAQIKNEAIGSTTGTIAKKTGRSVKATVKTFKGVKKTVQLKAKTRVTKKTPLKINPKNFARVLMENSKGKDGKKMLLKNGGKEAVKKSRQKTKVPKIKQEPVEDEKEEEEQPPVLEPIFEDNLGLRKSPKKRGRKSLQAPSLIDIRKIKMEPSEESSVGANEDLKLPVLMESTAKAVRKPGRPRKPKIDPSSIDEGMTDLSFLIDSDHIKRELVDCASESSKVEEQKIKKLTKKQRLELLKKDFMKKENIENTLRKLEPADFKVIDRLDLNVHKSKTDLPKIKRRHSIERFPTGAVNVSGDSLVSVFSQMPRAIRLGSKRSSPYSTRSDSPARQLRNGKHRKLKDLNLLAGLESPKRRKRVYSDMSGSETASKLSGYESDSSFSDLASLHGSEKDIELSKTVLDSLLIDGSCTLEPKSATDLVKPVIDTNSNLCTDAVATTAPKSTDSNLTAKLPDSCEVILESPSAKVPQKGLLLDIMKQTFNDLSGEKSAGRVEMAPFYGRSTMEGSEELQGGRKNEYATEATTSKSGISPVQVSTNTMPEEDELRLLLEQTDPTLNTFDINKENFQGGCVVHSSPKPIEQDPLLDQAPILEKQVLNTADDNISIIHLQAAADVEHLEPPVLEMVRPVAKIDQKKPVVDDHKIGIAVTEKDNVVLFSIEHLTDDAADQDVSNEDLNQSSEDKTQEEENAECEEVESNIELINTEKNRSGKEAEESAHTDAASLDLQSSSTELQRENCNRIIHDIRPSPSKEVILRAHHIENESKKMSEIEVGEKEYEKTGKEATEKRCDKNESEINGNEEWKGNVVGKKQVGKKVSHESAEELAKKESILNALGLQSLKTAKGSPYPKRKSKASAAKSDPYTGTLKTVIKINKKKRKNSLKMTLQKSKSIKHDSEGASTEEGYQIMKESGSTSSKHNRESSDSADGSSEQHTSEGEQGGSFHENKSQPEKSLIVPEKASSFSIHPGRLCKDECSYCFGKFGLFDTPCHIAQIKSVERQNKILSAEKHLTRDSCLCDACYRHVDRKSNSPSYINKSLKRNSLVAPGPRQNHCHVLGCNNVSSNILRRKWIIKMRKSICQAINIDLDNPGLHSIPICDEHFSALEHLMICAMCKRRLARNHIHYLGPEVQELNEALKDDGIPIVLSDKPVVCKLCRCFASIILKDPEERMENSVNFFKEYKKRLLHFNDASLENPVVVPDKIDKKDVDLIGRTKKRPKNFFNESEEDEDTSGVRNRSRAPSTDSSHSQNINNNSPDDGDEYEGVDYNTLIPAIAMECPSDNESKKEVPGVQRKMPRLELLGSSIEISRVYKNSIDKNRSNDLAAQKLGQNPSISLKPTYAMPRSNDLWQDGKPISTPSLSVRQLFPGEEELGLMGEIDFKNTLSRTPEGWEKCTTTIQYDEDTKLLWQELQKPYGSQSSFLRHLVLLEKYFRNGDLILSPTASHHAINYRESVHNRLRAYDNLPTGSDNIQPPSMVQFNKIHTKTSGGGITNHPNSNGLPPVTISQIGTGLDQHISRAPITLQQLNQPPQYSKTAVLSTLNMKNKPPGLISINQNVLSPGRPLIPGQKIKFPITKNWRPNLIPIDPAKKSERRPGLVQVISGGKPYHITLEDYKKMCAIKRSFEAKQKKIQEQQQAKQQLGQNSILKMSLAKKGVIVGNTCNGIVTEGKSLSPVPISSAASSTITSLTDNGETILDKLDKQVERLGRSSEPISISAIALERNPAIQLIPRIPKSLTVIPQTVHKDISASPQRKTSSSASSNGEDSNSQS, encoded by the exons ATGTTTATTGTGGCGGAGATATCGACAGACGGCTACAGCTGTAACGTCTTGAAACGCAAAGGAAATAACATTGTTGATAGATGGCTAG cCCATGCAAACGCCCATCCAAATGCCATGGCAACCAGAGTTAAGAAGCAACCAAATACCACCTCCAAGGAGGTAACCTCGTTGCCTGCACAGATTAAGAATGAGGCCATTGGAAGCACTACTGGTACCATTGCGAAGAAAACTGGCAGATCTGTCAAAGCCACAGTAAAAACGTTTAAAGGGGTAAAGAAGACTGTGCAGTTAAAAGCAAAAACGCGAGTCACTAAAAAAACCCCCTTGAAAATTAATCCTAAAAATTTTGCCAGGGTGTTAATGGAAAATAGTAAAG GTAAAGATGGAAAGAAAATGCTGCTTAAAAACGGCGGTAAGGAGGCTGTGAAGAAATCGCGACAAAAAACCAAAGTGCCTAAAATCAAGCAAGAACCTGTGGAGGATGAGAAAGAAGAGGAAGAACAACCCCCGGTATTGGAGCCAATTTTTGAGGACAATTTGGGGTTGAGGAAGAGCCCAAAGAAACGAGGCAGAAAATCACTGCAAGCCCCCTCATTAATagatattcgaaaaattaaaatggagCCTAGTGAAGAGTCCAGTGTTGGTGCCAATGAAGACTTGAAACTTCCAGTTTTAATGGAATCTACTGCTAAAGCGGTGAGAAAACCTGGAAGACCAAg gAAACCCAAAATCGATCCATCTTCAATCGATGAAGGAATGACAGACCTCTCGTTTTTAATCGATTCGGATCACATAAAACGAGAATTGGTGGATTGCGCATCAGAATCCTCCAAAGTAGAAgaacagaaaattaaaaagttaacgaAAAAGCAGCGTTTGGAACTCttgaaaaaagattttatgaaaaaggaaaatatcgaaaatacGCTTAGAAAATTAGAACCCGCAGATTTTAAAGTCATTGATAGATTAGATTTGAACGTACACAAGTCTAAGACTGATTTGCCTAAGATCAAAAGGAGGCATAGTATTGAGAGATTTCCTACTGGTGCTGTAAATGTGAGTGGAGACAGTTTGGTATCTGTTTTTAGCCAAATGCCAAG AGCCATAAGGCTGGGATCCAAACGGTCAAGTCCATATTCGACGCGATCCGATTCACCTGCAAGACAATTACGTAACGGAAAGCACCGCAAACTCAAGGATTTGAATCTTTTGGCAGGTCTGGAGAGCCCTAAGAGAAGGAAAAGGGTATATTCCGATATGAGTGGAAGTGAAACAGCCTCTAAGCTCTCGGGCTACGAATCAGACAGCAGTTTTTCCGATTTGGCCTCTTTACACGGAAGTGAGAAAGACATTGAGCTGTCTAAAACG gTATTAGACAGTTTACTAATAGACGGTTCTTGCACTTTGGAACCAAAATCAGCTACTGATTTAGTTAAACCAGTTATTGACACCAATTCGAATTTGTGCACTGATGCTGTCGCTACTACGGCTCCCAAGTCCACAGATAGCAATTTGACAGCTAAATTACCAGACTCGTGCGAAGTAATCCTTGAATCGCCGAGTGCAAAAGTGCCTCAAAAAGGGTTACTACTGGACATTATGAAACAGACTTTTAACGATTTGAGCGGCGAAAAATCAGCGGGGAGGGTCGAGATGGCGCCATTTTACGGGAGATCGACTATGGAAGGATCAGAAGAACTTCAAGGAGGG agaaaaaatgaatacGCCACCGAAGCGACAACCTCCAAAAGTGGAATTTCGCCGGTTCAGGTATCTACAAACACAATGCCTGAAGAGGATGAGCTTAGATTACTGTTGGAACAAACTGATCCTACTTTAAATACTTTTG aCATTAACAAAGAGAATTTTCAAGGTGGCTGCGTGGTTCATAGTAGCCCTAAACCCATCGAACAAGATCCTTTGTTGGATCAAGCTCCAATCTTGGAAAAACAAGTTTTGAATACTGCAGATgataatatttctattataCATCTTCAAGCAGCAGCAGATGTGGAGCATTTGGAACCGCCGGTATTAGAAATGGTGCGACCGGTTGCAAAAATCGATCAGAAAAAGCCCGTTGTCGATGACCATAAAATAGGAATAGCCGTTACAGAGAAGGACAATGTGGTGTTGTTTTCTATTGAACACTTGACCGATGACGCAGCCGATCAGGATGTCAGTAATGAAGATTTAAACCAAAGTTCTGAGGATAAAACCCAGGAAGAGGAGAATGCTGAGTGTGAGGAAGTTGAGAGTAATATTGAACTCATCAATACAGAAAAAAACCGAAGTGGAAAAGAAGCTGAAGAGAGCGCCCATACAGATGCTGCTTCTCTAGATTTGCAATCGTCCTCCACAGAACTTCAACGAGAAAATTGCAATCGTATTATACACGACATAAGGCCTTCACCAtcaaaagaagtaattttaagaGCTCATCATATAGAAAATGAATCCAAGAAAATGAGTGAAATTGAGGTAGGGGAAAAGGAATACGAAAAGACTGGCAAAGAAGCGACTGAAAAAAGGTGTGATAAGAATGAGAGTGAGATTAATGGTAATGAAGAATGGAAGGGAAATGTAGTTGGTAAAAAACAAGTCGGAAAGAAGGTTTCACACGAGTCAGCTGAAGAGCTGGCGAAGAAAGAAAGCATTTTAAAT GCATTGGGATTACAAAGCCTCAAAACAGCAAAAGGATCACCTTATCCAAAGAGGAAGAGCAAGGCGTCCGCCGCGAAGAGCGACCCGTACACTGGAACTTTAAAAActgtgataaaaattaataaaaagaaaaggaaaaattcccTAAAAATGACTTTACAAAAGAGTAAGAGTATTAAACATGACTCGGAGGGCGCCAGCACTGAGGAAGGTTACCAAATTATGAAAGAg AGTGGTTCCACTTCTTCGAAACACAACAGAGAGTCGTCCGACTCGGCCG ATGGCAGTAGTGAACAACACACTTCGGAAGGTGAACAAGGTGGTTCTTTCCATGAGAACAAGAGTCAACCAGAAAAGTCCTTGATTGTTCCCGAAAAAGCTAGTTCTTTCAGCATTCATCCTGGCCGGCTTTGTAAAGATGAGTGTTCTTACTGTTTTGGAAAGTTTGGGCTATTTGACACTCCTTGTCACATAGCTCAAATAAAAAGTGTTGAAaggcaaaacaaaattttatctg CGGAAAAACACTTGACTAGGGACTCTTGTCTTTGCGACGCCTGTTACAGGCACGTCGACAGGAAATCCAATTCCCCATCCTATATAAATAAGTCGTTGAAACGTAACTCGCTGGTTGCTCCAGGACCAAGACAGAACCACTGCCACGTATTGGGCTGTAACAATGTATCCTCGAATATTTTGCGCAGGAAATGGATTATCAAAATGCGAAAAAGTATTTGTCAAGCG ATTAACATCGACTTGGATAATCCCGGATTGCACTCGATTCCGATTTGCGATGAGCATTTTTCTGCTTTAGAGCACTTAATGATTTGCGCCATGTGCAAAAGACGCCTAGCCAGGAATCACATCCATTATTTAGGGCCTGAAGTGCAAGAATTGAACGAAGCCCTTAAAGATGACG gtATTCCTATTGTGTTATCCGATAAGCCGGTAGTCTGTAAGCTCTGCAGATGCTTCGCCTCGATAATTCTTAAAGATCCCGAGGAGCGCATGGAAAACAGCGTGAATTTCTTCAAAGAATACAAAAAGAG ATTGCTCCACTTCAATGATGCCTCCTTGGAAAACCCCGTAGTTGTTCCCGATAAGATCGATAAAAAGGATGTAGATTTAATCGGCAGAACCAAAAAACGGCcgaagaattttttcaacGAGAGCGAAGAGGATGAAGACACGTCCGGTGTTAG AAACAGGTCCAGAGCACCATCCACGGATTCCAGTCATTCacaaaatatcaacaataattCCCCCGACGACGGGGACGAATACGAGGGAGTGGATTATAACACTTTAATCCCCGCTATTGCTATGGAGTGTCCTAGTGATAATGAAAGCAAGAAAGAAGTACCGGGAGTGCAAAGAAAAATGCCCAGACTGGAGTTG CTGGGGAGTTCGATAGAAATCTCAAGAGTCTATAAAAACAGTATTGACAAAAACAGATCGAACGATCTAGCGGCTCAGAAATTGGGCCAAAATCCTTCGATATCTCTTAAGCCGACCTACGCAATGCCACGTTCAAATGATCTGTGGCAAGACGGAAAACCAATTTCCACCCCATCCTTGTCGGTGAGACAACTATTTCCCG gTGAAGAAGAATTAGGTTTGATGGGTGAAATCGATTTCAAGAACACGTTGTCTCGCACGCCTGAGGGGTGGGAGAAGTGTACAACCACCATCCAGTACGATGAAGACACCAAGTTGCTGTGGCAAGAATTGCAGAAGCCATATGGAAGTCAAAGCAGTTTCTTAAGGCATTTAGTTTTGTTGGAGAAATACTTTAG gaatgGTGATCTGATCCTCTCCCCTACGGCGAGCCACCATGCGATCAACTATAGGGAAAGTGTGCACAACCGTTTGCGGGCGTACGACAACCTGCCGACTGGGTCTGACAATATCCAACCACCCAGCATGGtgcaattcaataaaatacacaCAAAAACTAGCGGTGGGGGAATAACTAATCATCCCAATTCGAACGGCCTACCACCAGTGACGATTAGCCAGATAGGGACCGGCCTAGATCAACATATTTCTCGAGCTCCCATAACACTTCAACAACTCAACCAACCTCCTCAGTACTCGAAAACTGCAGTTTTATCCACTTTAAATATGAAGAATAAGCCTCCGGGATTGATTTCAATCAATCAAAATGTGCTCTCTCCGGGGCGACCACTGATACCCGGGCAAAAGATTAAGTTCCCAATAACAAAGAATTGGAGACCGAACCTAATTCCCATTGATCCAGCCAAAAAGAGTGAGAGAAGACCCGGGCTTGTACAG gtaataTCTGGTGGAAAACCCTACCATATCACCTTGGAGGATTACAAGAAAATGTGCGCTATTAAACGGAGTTTCGAGGCCAAACAGAAGAAAATACAAGAGCAACAACAAGCCAAGCAACAACTCGGCCAAAACTCGATCCTAAAGATGTCGTTAGCAAAGAAGGGCGTAATCGTAGGCAACACCTGCAATGGTATTGTGACCGAAGGAAAATCTCTCAGTCCGGTACCCATTTCCAGTGCCGCTTCATCTACCATTACTAGTTTAACTGATAATGGCGAAACTATTTTGGATAAGTTGGACAAACAAGTAGAGCGGTTGGGCAGATCGAGTGAACCAATATCCATATCAGCGATTGCGTTGGAGAGAAATCCAGCCATTCAACTGATACCGAGAATACCGAAATCTTTAACTGTTATTCCGCAAACTGTTCACAAAGACATCAGTGCTAGCCCGCAAAGGAAAACCAGCTCGAGTGCGTCTAGTAACGGTGAAGACAGCAATAGTCAGTCTTGA